One Prosthecochloris marina DNA segment encodes these proteins:
- a CDS encoding 3-isopropylmalate dehydratase large subunit, with translation MAQTITQKILARAANRKFVETGENVWLNVDILLTHDVCGPPTFDIFREKFGSGAEVWDPEKVVVLPDHYIFTENEHAHRNIDLLRKFSKEQNLPNYYDVGTDRYKGVCHVALAQEGYNLPGTVLFGTDSHTCTSGAFGMFGTGIGNTDAAFILGTGKIWEKVPESMKFIFEGQMPDYLAAKDLILQILGDIGTDGATYRAMEFDGSAVYSLPMEERMTLTNMAIEAGGMNGIIAADNVTEAYVKERTGKPYEIFNSDPDADYHSIYRYKVEELEPVVAMPHSPDNRATVRSVQGTRITKSYIGSCTGGKLSDFVMAAGILKGNTVSIPTNIVPATVEVAQSLETELVEGQPIRKILEDAGCTIARPSCAACLGGPSDTFGRSEDNDLVVSTTNRNFPGRMGSKKAGVCLASPLTAAASAITGKLTDPREFLR, from the coding sequence ATGGCACAAACGATAACGCAGAAAATCCTTGCCAGGGCTGCCAACCGAAAATTTGTCGAAACAGGCGAGAATGTATGGCTCAATGTCGACATTCTGCTGACACACGACGTATGCGGCCCACCTACTTTCGACATATTCAGGGAAAAATTCGGTTCCGGCGCAGAAGTATGGGATCCAGAAAAGGTCGTGGTACTTCCGGATCATTATATTTTCACTGAAAACGAGCACGCTCACCGCAACATCGACCTTTTGCGGAAATTCTCGAAAGAGCAGAACCTTCCAAACTACTACGACGTCGGGACCGACCGCTACAAAGGGGTTTGTCACGTCGCCCTTGCCCAGGAAGGTTATAACCTTCCTGGAACGGTTCTTTTCGGGACCGACTCACATACCTGCACCTCCGGTGCGTTCGGCATGTTCGGTACGGGCATCGGCAATACCGATGCCGCATTTATTCTCGGTACGGGAAAAATCTGGGAAAAAGTCCCCGAATCCATGAAGTTCATCTTTGAAGGCCAAATGCCGGACTATCTTGCAGCAAAAGATCTCATTCTGCAGATCCTTGGCGATATCGGCACCGATGGAGCAACTTACCGAGCCATGGAATTCGACGGTTCAGCGGTATACTCACTGCCGATGGAAGAACGCATGACTCTCACCAACATGGCGATAGAAGCCGGTGGTATGAACGGTATCATTGCTGCGGACAATGTTACCGAAGCCTACGTAAAAGAAAGGACAGGAAAACCGTACGAAATTTTCAACAGCGACCCCGATGCCGACTACCATAGCATCTATCGCTATAAGGTTGAGGAACTCGAACCTGTAGTGGCCATGCCGCATAGCCCTGACAATCGTGCAACCGTTCGGAGTGTTCAGGGTACCAGGATCACGAAATCCTATATCGGATCCTGCACGGGCGGCAAGCTCAGTGATTTTGTCATGGCTGCAGGAATCCTGAAAGGAAACACGGTATCGATACCGACAAACATCGTTCCGGCTACCGTGGAAGTTGCCCAAAGCCTCGAGACAGAACTGGTTGAAGGCCAGCCTATAAGGAAGATCCTTGAAGATGCAGGCTGCACCATCGCCCGGCCATCATGCGCTGCTTGCCTGGGAGGCCCATCCGACACATTCGGACGCTCGGAAGACAACGATCTTGTCGTCTCGACAACAAACAGAAACTTTCCAGGCCGAATGGGCAGTAAAAAAGCCGGAGTCTGCCTTGCCTCTCCGCTGACTGCCGCCGCATCGGCAATCACAGGCAAATTAACCGACCCCAGAGAGTTTCTCAGATAA
- a CDS encoding 2-isopropylmalate synthase, with the protein MKEKVLIFDTTLRDGEQSPGASLNLQEKVEIARQLEKLNVDIIEAGFPASSPLQFEAVRHVGDESGKIVAALCRAMENDIKSAHDALRNARYPRIHTFISTSDIHIMGKFGHERYGKTLAEKQRSILKMAVDAVRYAKTFTDDIEFSAEDAGRTDPAYLAEIIEAVIEAGATTVNIPDTTGYTWPSEFGKKIADLKQRVTNIDQAVISVHCHNDLGLAVANTLSSIENGARQAECSINGIGERAGNASLEEIVMGLKVRSDLHDFYTDIVTEEIYNTSRMVSSFTGLIIQPNKAIVGDNAFAHESGIHQDGMLKNRQTYEVMTPESVGVPQTTIVLGRHSGKHGLQARLSSLGYKVTGEELEKVYERFLSVADKKKEIYDDDLRVLMGDELNKPLEPLELDYLHVNSGTASIPTATVRIRAKGNTYEESSTGDGPVDACFRAIERALSLGSLLYSYSVRSTTAGRQALGEATVRLKDGKHLFTGRGVSTDIIEASAKAYLQALSLRQDAEENENNNTIDNGI; encoded by the coding sequence GTGAAAGAAAAGGTACTGATATTTGACACCACCCTGCGTGACGGTGAACAGTCACCAGGGGCATCTTTGAACCTGCAGGAAAAGGTCGAGATAGCACGGCAGCTCGAAAAGCTCAATGTAGATATCATTGAAGCCGGGTTTCCCGCATCTTCCCCGCTCCAGTTCGAGGCTGTTCGTCATGTTGGCGATGAATCCGGTAAAATCGTAGCCGCACTCTGCAGGGCCATGGAAAACGATATCAAAAGCGCCCACGATGCCCTGAGAAATGCACGGTATCCGAGGATTCATACGTTTATCAGTACATCGGATATCCATATCATGGGCAAGTTCGGACACGAACGGTACGGTAAGACTCTTGCGGAAAAACAGCGGTCCATTCTCAAGATGGCGGTAGACGCAGTCAGGTATGCAAAAACATTTACCGATGATATTGAATTTTCCGCCGAAGATGCCGGAAGAACAGACCCGGCCTACCTCGCAGAAATCATCGAGGCAGTCATAGAAGCCGGAGCTACAACGGTCAACATTCCAGACACTACCGGCTATACCTGGCCTTCCGAGTTTGGGAAAAAAATCGCCGACCTGAAACAACGGGTCACAAACATAGACCAGGCAGTTATCAGTGTCCATTGTCACAACGATCTTGGTCTTGCCGTAGCGAATACACTCAGCTCAATCGAAAATGGAGCGAGACAGGCCGAATGCTCGATCAACGGCATTGGGGAGAGAGCAGGCAACGCCTCCCTCGAAGAGATCGTGATGGGATTGAAAGTGCGAAGTGACCTGCATGACTTTTATACCGATATCGTGACCGAAGAAATCTACAACACCAGTCGCATGGTTTCCTCGTTCACCGGTCTTATCATCCAGCCGAACAAGGCAATTGTCGGTGATAACGCATTTGCCCACGAATCCGGCATACATCAGGACGGAATGCTGAAAAACCGGCAAACCTATGAAGTAATGACCCCTGAATCCGTAGGCGTTCCACAAACAACCATCGTGCTTGGGCGCCATTCAGGCAAACACGGTTTGCAGGCACGCTTGAGCTCACTGGGGTACAAAGTCACCGGCGAGGAACTGGAAAAAGTATATGAGCGATTTTTGTCAGTTGCCGACAAGAAAAAAGAAATTTACGATGATGACCTGAGAGTACTCATGGGAGACGAGCTGAACAAACCGCTCGAACCGCTTGAACTCGACTACCTCCATGTCAACAGCGGTACAGCGTCAATTCCTACCGCGACAGTACGAATACGGGCAAAAGGCAACACGTATGAAGAGTCGTCCACCGGAGATGGTCCCGTCGATGCATGCTTCAGGGCGATCGAACGGGCACTGAGTCTTGGCTCGTTGCTATACTCCTATTCGGTACGATCAACAACCGCAGGGCGTCAGGCTCTCGGCGAAGCGACAGTAAGACTCAAGGATGGCAAACATCTTTTTACCGGACGCGGTGTGTCGACAGACATCATCGAAGCAAGTGCAAAAGCATACCTTCAGGCACTCAGTCTGAGACAGGATGCAGAAGAAAACGAGAACAACAATACAATCGATAACGGGATTTAA
- a CDS encoding serpin family protein, translating into MSISNILRTILILLLFIPVFACSVPAKTGKVENRLSTAIKKADKTAFSLNLYRTLSKNTESNLFFSPYSISAALSMTIAGAAGETERQIASLLQAPENIATYHTAQAAFEKNIDSITAKGAVTLETANSLWPQEGYVLSNSFLHDLKQYYRSTVTSVDYTKNTETARETINTWVEKKTRDKIKELLKPGILNSLTRLTLVNAIYFKGDWTNSFDKSTTTESSFFVKQDKTVTVSMMHQEQQFKYASTDSLQILELPYSGNDLSMLVLLPVEKNRISMLENSITPELLNTLTNSLKETTVNVFLPKFTLTSTLRLDQTLRTLGMTDAFDPMKADFSNMTPDSDNLFIGAVVHKAFIDVNEEGTEAAAATGVVMQLTSAMPEPAPVFRADHPFVFMIRENRFGTILFMGRVVDPSHH; encoded by the coding sequence ATGTCTATCAGCAATATTTTACGCACAATACTGATCCTTTTGCTTTTCATACCGGTTTTTGCTTGCAGCGTACCGGCTAAAACAGGAAAAGTTGAAAACAGGTTGTCGACAGCTATAAAAAAAGCGGATAAAACGGCATTTTCCCTGAACCTCTACCGTACACTGAGCAAAAACACCGAAAGCAATCTTTTCTTTTCGCCTTATAGCATATCGGCAGCACTCTCGATGACGATTGCAGGTGCCGCAGGCGAAACCGAACGTCAGATCGCCTCACTGCTTCAAGCACCGGAAAACATCGCAACATATCATACCGCACAGGCTGCATTTGAAAAAAATATCGACTCGATTACCGCAAAAGGTGCCGTAACGCTTGAAACCGCAAACTCTTTATGGCCGCAGGAGGGATATGTACTTTCAAACTCTTTCCTGCATGATCTCAAACAATACTACCGTTCAACTGTTACCTCGGTTGACTACACTAAAAACACCGAAACAGCCAGAGAAACCATCAACACCTGGGTGGAAAAGAAAACCAGGGACAAAATCAAGGAACTCTTGAAACCCGGTATTCTTAACAGCCTCACCAGACTGACGCTCGTCAACGCCATCTACTTCAAGGGTGACTGGACAAACAGTTTTGACAAATCGACAACAACTGAATCAAGCTTTTTTGTCAAACAGGACAAAACAGTAACCGTTTCGATGATGCATCAGGAGCAGCAGTTCAAGTATGCATCAACAGATTCCTTGCAGATTCTCGAGCTACCCTACTCTGGCAACGATCTTTCGATGCTTGTACTGCTTCCTGTCGAAAAAAACAGGATTTCCATGCTTGAAAACAGCATCACACCCGAACTGCTGAATACCTTGACAAACTCACTCAAAGAGACAACCGTCAATGTTTTTCTGCCGAAATTCACCCTCACCTCCACCTTGCGCCTCGATCAAACTCTCCGTACACTTGGCATGACGGATGCATTTGATCCCATGAAGGCTGACTTCTCAAACATGACTCCCGATAGCGATAACCTTTTCATCGGGGCTGTTGTTCATAAAGCATTTATAGACGTTAATGAAGAGGGAACCGAAGCAGCCGCAGCAACTGGCGTCGTTATGCAGCTCACATCCGCAATGCCTGAACCCGCTCCTGTATTTCGTGCAGATCATCCATTTGTGTTTATGATCAGAGAAAACCGTTTCGGCACGATACTGTTTATGGGAAGAGTTGTAGATCCAAGCCATCACTGA
- the cimA gene encoding citramalate synthase: protein MKNRSAIELYDTTLRDGTQGEKITLSVQDKLLITEKLDEFGVDYIEGGWPSSNPKDEEFFRRALHIQLKNAKLCAFGSTARKPDNIEKDPNLTGLLKSETPVITIFGKTWKAHSAVGLGLNDEENAELIFKSVNFLKNRGRQVLFDAEHFFDGYKDNPVFAMTMLQTAEEAGADRLVLCDTNGGTMPHEVYTIVQEVISATNIPIGIHTHNDSDLAVANALSALRAGAAHVQGTINGIGERCGNANLISIIPNVILKLNGHFHHKLNLNQLTSLSNSVYELLNLPPDNRAPFVGKSAFAHKGGIHVSAVLKESSLYEHIDPKTVGNRQRVLVSELAGQSNIRYKAKELGIELPDSGELFKKIVQRIKKLEYEGFQFDVAEASFELLLHHELGKFKPFFEVLESKVHIESAKNREPVDQAILKIEVNDEIEMTAADGDGPVNALDKALRKVLRGFYPAIRTIKLVDYKVRVLEEKKGTSAKVRVLIETSDGHSTWSTVGVSTNIIDASLQALSDSINYYLFNMQETTYAAPAEVQ, encoded by the coding sequence ATGAAGAACAGAAGCGCCATAGAACTGTACGATACCACACTCAGGGACGGAACACAGGGAGAAAAAATAACCCTTTCCGTCCAGGACAAACTGCTTATTACCGAAAAACTCGATGAATTCGGTGTTGATTATATCGAGGGAGGATGGCCGAGCAGTAATCCTAAGGATGAGGAATTTTTCCGCAGAGCGCTCCACATTCAGCTAAAAAACGCCAAGCTCTGTGCTTTCGGTTCTACAGCGAGAAAACCCGATAACATCGAAAAAGACCCGAATTTGACAGGGCTCCTGAAATCGGAAACACCTGTGATAACCATTTTCGGGAAAACCTGGAAAGCCCACTCTGCAGTTGGCTTGGGGCTGAACGACGAAGAAAACGCCGAGCTGATTTTCAAGTCGGTCAACTTTCTGAAAAACCGCGGTCGGCAGGTGCTGTTCGATGCCGAGCATTTCTTTGATGGCTACAAGGACAATCCTGTGTTTGCAATGACAATGCTGCAAACGGCCGAAGAAGCCGGAGCTGACCGTCTTGTACTCTGCGATACCAATGGCGGCACAATGCCTCATGAAGTATATACTATCGTTCAGGAGGTTATTTCCGCAACGAACATTCCAATCGGCATTCACACTCATAACGACAGCGACCTTGCGGTTGCAAATGCTCTTTCTGCCTTACGAGCCGGAGCTGCCCATGTACAGGGGACCATAAACGGTATCGGTGAACGATGCGGTAATGCAAACCTTATCAGCATCATTCCGAACGTCATCCTGAAGCTCAACGGCCATTTTCACCATAAGCTAAACCTTAATCAGCTTACCTCGCTCTCTAACTCCGTCTATGAACTGCTGAATCTTCCCCCTGATAACAGAGCTCCTTTTGTCGGTAAATCCGCTTTTGCCCATAAAGGAGGTATCCATGTCAGCGCGGTTCTCAAAGAAAGTTCTCTGTACGAGCACATCGACCCGAAAACTGTCGGTAACCGCCAGAGAGTCCTTGTCTCCGAACTTGCAGGACAGAGCAATATTCGTTACAAGGCAAAAGAATTAGGCATAGAGTTGCCGGACAGCGGGGAACTGTTTAAAAAAATCGTTCAAAGAATCAAAAAACTCGAATATGAGGGTTTTCAGTTCGATGTTGCCGAAGCTTCCTTCGAGCTGCTTCTGCACCATGAGCTGGGGAAATTCAAACCGTTTTTTGAAGTGCTCGAATCAAAAGTACACATAGAGTCAGCCAAAAACCGTGAACCCGTTGACCAAGCCATCCTTAAAATCGAGGTCAACGATGAAATTGAGATGACGGCCGCCGATGGAGACGGTCCGGTCAACGCACTCGACAAGGCGCTTCGAAAAGTCCTGCGTGGCTTTTATCCGGCCATACGCACCATCAAACTGGTTGATTACAAAGTACGTGTGCTTGAAGAAAAAAAAGGAACAAGCGCCAAGGTAAGAGTACTTATCGAAACCAGTGACGGGCACTCGACATGGTCGACTGTCGGTGTTTCAACCAACATCATCGATGCAAGTCTTCAGGCACTGAGCGACAGCATCAACTACTATCTGTTCAATATGCAGGAAACAACATACGCCGCCCCCGCAGAAGTACAGTAA
- a CDS encoding 3-isopropylmalate dehydratase, with amino-acid sequence MDSIIQGKAYVLGKNIDTDQIIPAEHLVYSLSDPEEVKLYGKYALSGVPTAEAGLPEGNRPFVEDGKFESEYSIIIAGPNFGCGSSREHAPFSLQVAGAKAIVAESYARIFYRNCVDGGFVIPYETAEALNKTVLTGDELKIDVENNTIANLTQEKTYTLKPLGDVYNIVMAGGIFAYAKKENLMGS; translated from the coding sequence ATGGACAGCATTATACAGGGAAAAGCCTATGTTTTAGGCAAGAACATCGATACCGACCAGATCATCCCGGCCGAGCATCTTGTCTACAGCCTTTCAGATCCCGAAGAAGTAAAACTCTACGGAAAATACGCGCTCTCCGGAGTACCAACTGCTGAAGCGGGTCTTCCCGAGGGAAATCGCCCCTTTGTTGAAGACGGAAAATTCGAATCGGAATACTCGATCATTATCGCTGGTCCCAATTTCGGCTGTGGATCATCGCGTGAACACGCCCCGTTTTCCCTTCAGGTTGCCGGAGCAAAGGCCATTGTTGCAGAATCATATGCAAGAATCTTCTACCGCAACTGTGTAGACGGGGGATTTGTTATACCTTACGAAACAGCCGAAGCGCTCAACAAAACCGTTTTGACCGGTGATGAACTGAAGATTGATGTTGAAAACAACACGATTGCAAACCTGACACAGGAAAAAACCTATACCCTCAAACCGCTCGGGGACGTATACAATATTGTCATGGCCGGAGGAATTTTCGCCTACGCTAAAAAGGAAAATCTTATGGGCTCTTGA
- a CDS encoding agmatine deiminase family protein: protein MSTGKYSHYYMPPEWVHHDATWLSWPHNKASWPGKFEPVPDVFATIAAMLSRYETVHINVLDDAMRYDAQERIKSRLRHAEDMNRVCFHKIPTDDAWCRDHGPNYVYRRENGASRKVILDWEYNAWGGKYKPYDNDNSVPEKIAIMQGLPLVKPGMVLEGGAIDVNGDGLLLTTEACLLNPNRNPSMAKEDIEEMLVQYLGIEKILWLKEGIVGDDTDGHVDDLARFVDERTVVIAVEENSGDENYEILQENYRLLQQCTDTRQRSLQVVKLPMPDPVYHENERLPASYANFYIANRQVLVPIYRCPKDRVALDILKKCFPSKEVVGIDCTDLVWGLGAIHCITHEEPV from the coding sequence ATGTCAACAGGTAAATACAGTCATTACTACATGCCCCCCGAATGGGTGCACCATGATGCAACGTGGCTCTCATGGCCACATAACAAAGCTTCCTGGCCGGGTAAATTCGAGCCGGTACCGGATGTTTTTGCTACAATTGCAGCTATGCTCAGCCGGTATGAAACGGTGCATATCAATGTTCTCGATGATGCTATGAGGTATGATGCCCAAGAGCGGATAAAAAGCAGACTAAGGCATGCAGAGGACATGAATCGAGTATGTTTTCACAAGATTCCAACGGATGATGCATGGTGCAGGGATCATGGACCGAACTATGTGTATCGCAGGGAGAACGGTGCTTCTCGAAAAGTAATCCTTGACTGGGAGTACAATGCCTGGGGCGGTAAGTATAAACCCTATGATAACGACAACAGTGTACCGGAGAAGATTGCGATCATGCAGGGCCTTCCTCTTGTCAAACCTGGAATGGTGCTGGAAGGTGGCGCGATTGACGTGAACGGAGATGGACTGCTGCTGACGACCGAAGCCTGCCTGCTCAATCCTAATCGTAATCCTTCCATGGCGAAAGAGGATATCGAGGAGATGCTTGTGCAGTATCTGGGTATAGAGAAGATTCTCTGGTTGAAAGAGGGGATAGTGGGGGATGACACGGACGGACATGTGGATGATCTTGCACGCTTTGTCGATGAAAGAACCGTTGTGATTGCTGTTGAAGAGAACTCCGGTGATGAGAATTACGAAATACTCCAAGAAAATTACAGATTACTTCAACAGTGTACTGATACCCGGCAAAGATCGTTACAAGTCGTAAAATTGCCAATGCCTGATCCGGTCTACCATGAAAACGAAAGGCTACCTGCAAGTTATGCAAATTTTTATATCGCTAACCGTCAAGTGCTTGTTCCGATCTACCGTTGCCCAAAGGACAGGGTCGCACTTGATATTCTGAAAAAATGCTTTCCTTCGAAAGAGGTGGTTGGAATTGACTGCACTGATCTTGTCTGGGGGCTTGGGGCTATACATTGTATAACCCATGAGGAACCTGTATAG